Proteins found in one Methylobacter sp. S3L5C genomic segment:
- a CDS encoding ABC transporter permease produces the protein MTVMIVNNVPCEINVSLTGHTLEVSIVGDWVLEAEIPTLDVVLAQLGDESDVKRLVFSTEALGHWDSLLMTALIRLVDYGAKQGIEVDVTTLPEGIQGLLNLVYAVPERAGARRHETKMPWFEVIGNGGIRIFKDSQALVAFIGETALSVFALTRGKARFRWVDLWTNIQDCGPQALPIVTLISLLVGLILAFVGAVQLALFGAQIYIADLVGLGMTREMGGLMAAIIMSGRTGASYAAQLGTMQVNSEINALKTMGFDPMEFLVLPRILALVFIMPLLCLYADLMGIIGGALVTVSFFDVSLVEYLNRTASAVHLTDFSIGVAKCAVFGVLIALSGCMRGMQCGRSASAVGDAATSAVVTGIIFIVIADSLMTVICNRLGI, from the coding sequence ATGACAGTTATGATCGTAAACAATGTTCCCTGTGAAATTAATGTGAGTCTTACAGGACATACGCTGGAGGTTTCTATTGTGGGCGATTGGGTGTTGGAAGCAGAGATTCCGACACTTGATGTTGTATTGGCGCAATTGGGCGATGAGTCGGATGTTAAGCGGCTTGTTTTCTCAACTGAAGCTTTGGGGCATTGGGACAGTCTATTGATGACTGCGTTGATTCGTCTGGTTGATTATGGCGCAAAACAGGGTATCGAAGTAGATGTCACAACGTTGCCTGAAGGTATTCAAGGGTTGTTAAACTTGGTCTATGCCGTGCCTGAAAGGGCTGGCGCGAGGCGTCATGAAACTAAAATGCCATGGTTTGAAGTTATTGGTAACGGTGGAATACGCATCTTTAAAGATAGTCAGGCACTGGTAGCTTTTATCGGCGAGACGGCGCTTAGTGTATTTGCTTTGACACGCGGTAAGGCACGCTTTCGCTGGGTCGATTTATGGACGAATATTCAGGATTGTGGGCCTCAAGCATTGCCTATTGTTACACTCATTAGTTTGTTGGTGGGGTTGATTCTGGCTTTTGTGGGCGCTGTGCAGCTGGCATTGTTTGGCGCACAAATTTATATTGCCGATCTGGTGGGCTTGGGCATGACACGAGAAATGGGTGGTTTGATGGCGGCGATTATCATGTCTGGCAGAACCGGAGCATCTTATGCGGCTCAGTTGGGCACGATGCAGGTCAATAGTGAAATTAATGCGCTCAAAACCATGGGCTTTGATCCGATGGAATTTCTGGTTTTGCCGCGTATTTTGGCGCTTGTTTTCATTATGCCGTTACTTTGTCTTTATGCAGATTTGATGGGCATAATTGGCGGTGCGCTGGTGACTGTGAGTTTTTTTGATGTGTCGCTGGTGGAATACCTCAATCGTACTGCAAGCGCCGTTCATCTAACAGATTTTAGTATTGGTGTTGCAAAATGTGCCGTATTTGGCGTGTTGATTGCGCTTTCTGGTTGTATGCGTGGCATGCAATGCGGACGTAGCGCTTCGGCTGTTGGTGACGCCGCCACTTCTGCCGTGGTGACCGGCATTATTTTTATTGTTATTGCCGACTCCTTGATGACGGTGATCTGCAACCGTCTGGGAATTTAA
- a CDS encoding glycine zipper family protein produces the protein MNKPYGKKFLIAAISLCYTVLLPVAVQGDIVVYPAKGQSSDQLTKDRYECHLWAVKQSGFDPANVQAPQSKQKGEVIRGGARGAAAGAAIGAIAGAAGKGAAIGATAGGLKRGFQKLDSKKAEQSQVVASSSAQDFYNRALGACLSGRGYSVN, from the coding sequence ATGAACAAACCATATGGTAAGAAGTTTTTAATTGCTGCTATTTCGCTGTGTTATACGGTGCTGCTTCCTGTGGCGGTGCAGGGCGATATTGTCGTTTATCCGGCAAAAGGCCAGAGCAGTGACCAACTTACGAAAGATCGTTATGAATGCCACCTGTGGGCAGTTAAACAATCCGGTTTTGATCCGGCTAATGTGCAAGCCCCACAATCCAAGCAGAAAGGCGAAGTGATTCGTGGCGGCGCTCGCGGAGCGGCGGCAGGAGCGGCAATTGGTGCTATCGCCGGCGCTGCGGGTAAGGGTGCGGCCATCGGAGCAACGGCAGGCGGTCTGAAGAGAGGCTTTCAGAAACTTGACAGCAAAAAAGCCGAACAAAGCCAGGTTGTGGCATCTTCTTCAGCGCAAGATTTTTATAACAGGGCTCTTGGCGCTTGCTTGAGCGGACGTGGTTATTCTGTAAATTAA
- a CDS encoding SIMPL domain-containing protein, which translates to MSLISFAQAEGIDHNRPHSIQVNGMGRVSIAPDKADLTLAIEIQAKSAEIARDQAGATMAALLKAIKESSVADKDIQTHQVSLYPIYKQDAANKINGYQLANSVTICVRDISKVSTIIDSAITAGGNAVRLQTINFAIDNPEAALAQAREKAYSNAHAKAEQYAKLAGITLGRIMHITEGNSMPPMPVPYAEMSVMRKATSTDNSTPIQAGEQEVSVTAEVIFGTE; encoded by the coding sequence ATGAGCCTTATCTCCTTTGCACAGGCTGAAGGCATTGATCATAATCGTCCTCACTCCATTCAGGTAAATGGCATGGGCCGTGTCTCCATTGCGCCAGACAAAGCTGACTTAACCTTGGCAATCGAAATACAGGCAAAAAGCGCCGAGATTGCACGCGATCAAGCGGGAGCAACGATGGCAGCACTCCTAAAAGCAATAAAAGAGTCAAGCGTTGCAGATAAGGATATTCAAACCCACCAAGTTTCCTTATATCCAATCTACAAACAAGATGCTGCCAATAAAATCAACGGCTATCAACTCGCCAATAGCGTCACAATCTGCGTCCGTGACATCAGTAAGGTTAGTACCATCATTGATTCTGCGATAACAGCGGGCGGTAATGCAGTCCGCTTACAAACTATAAATTTTGCCATTGATAATCCGGAAGCTGCGTTGGCACAAGCCCGTGAAAAAGCTTACTCCAACGCACATGCAAAAGCCGAACAATACGCCAAATTAGCAGGAATCACATTAGGTCGTATCATGCATATCACCGAAGGTAATAGCATGCCGCCGATGCCAGTGCCTTATGCAGAAATGAGCGTTATGAGAAAAGCCACCTCAACTGACAATTCCACGCCAATACAGGCGGGCGAACAAGAAGTTTCAGTTACAGCTGAGGTTATTTTTGGCACTGAGTAA